A window from Caulobacter sp. X encodes these proteins:
- a CDS encoding dihydrofolate reductase family protein, which yields MGRPFIHVNFAASDAGVSGEALSYAGNISCSADWKRVHTLRERYDAIAVGVRTWNTDQPRLTARADRLGREPRRQPRRVIFAGAHPCAAPQPGASVFVVGSSAPTGRDVVTLAMNGRDLRAPLADLRDHGVESLLVEGGPTLLRSFLDQGMVDLITVFVRAGSAQAADRGVRESLGPLPGNSRVSAFGEGFLLEAGRIEATPS from the coding sequence ATGGGACGGCCTTTCATCCACGTCAATTTCGCCGCGAGCGACGCTGGCGTTTCCGGCGAGGCGCTGAGCTATGCCGGAAATATCTCCTGCTCCGCCGACTGGAAGCGCGTCCACACGCTGCGCGAGCGCTATGACGCGATCGCGGTAGGCGTAAGAACCTGGAACACCGACCAGCCGCGCCTCACCGCCCGGGCCGATCGGCTCGGCCGCGAGCCTCGCCGCCAGCCGCGGCGCGTGATCTTCGCGGGCGCGCATCCGTGCGCGGCCCCGCAACCCGGCGCCTCGGTGTTCGTCGTCGGCTCCAGCGCGCCGACCGGGCGGGATGTGGTGACCTTGGCGATGAACGGGCGCGATCTGCGCGCGCCGCTGGCTGACCTGCGGGACCACGGGGTGGAGAGCCTGCTTGTCGAAGGCGGGCCGACGCTGCTGCGATCGTTCCTCGACCAGGGCATGGTCGATCTGATCACCGTGTTCGTGCGGGCCGGCAGCGCCCAGGCGGCGGATCGCGGCGTGCGCGAAAGCCTAGGCCCCCTGCCAGGGAACAGCCGCGTCAGCGCCTTTGGCGAGGGCTTCCTGCTTGAGGCGGGGCGGATCGAGGCGACGCCGTCATGA
- the ribA gene encoding GTP cyclohydrolase II, translating into MINEQYRLDRLCDAGIPTEEGRYSMVVYLERRTGREHVAMVMGNVVAAPPLVRIHSECMTGDLFGSLRCDCGDQLAAARARIGRQGAGIILYLRQEGRGIGLANKLRAYALQDRGLDTVEANLQLGFAADLRSFDIAAEMLADLGVAAVRLMTNNPSKVDALKAAGIRVVERVPMRSVPRPENRGYLSTKAAKMGHAIDWLEAAPAGLAASEDPI; encoded by the coding sequence ATGATTAATGAACAGTATCGGCTGGATAGATTGTGCGATGCCGGAATACCGACCGAAGAGGGAAGGTATTCGATGGTCGTTTATCTGGAGCGGAGAACCGGGCGCGAGCATGTGGCGATGGTGATGGGCAATGTTGTCGCCGCGCCGCCGCTGGTTCGGATCCATTCGGAGTGCATGACCGGCGATCTATTTGGTTCGCTGCGTTGCGACTGTGGCGATCAACTCGCCGCCGCGCGCGCGCGGATCGGCCGGCAGGGCGCGGGGATCATCCTCTATCTCCGGCAGGAAGGGCGCGGCATCGGGCTGGCCAACAAGCTGCGGGCCTATGCGTTGCAGGACCGCGGGCTCGACACGGTGGAGGCGAACCTCCAGCTGGGCTTCGCGGCGGACCTGCGCAGCTTCGATATCGCCGCGGAGATGCTGGCCGATCTCGGCGTCGCCGCGGTGCGTCTGATGACCAACAATCCCAGCAAGGTGGACGCGCTGAAGGCCGCGGGGATCCGCGTCGTCGAGCGCGTGCCGATGCGCAGCGTGCCGCGGCCCGAGAACCGCGGCTATCTCTCGACCAAGGCCGCGAAGATGGGTCACGCCATCGACTGGCTGGAAGCCGCGCCGGCGGGTCTGGCCGCGTCGGAGGATCCGATCTGA
- a CDS encoding response regulator transcription factor — protein sequence MNPLAATTPLPEILLVEDDVELRREMATYLRDNDHLVHEAGDAASARRIMAERAIQVAVLDINLPGEDGLSLCRAFAGGGGPAILMLTALGDPIDRILGLELGADDYVVKPIMPRELLARVKAMLRRRPLGPTARKTNIYRFANFRLDLAAHQLRAPNGAVLLLTRSELAILGVLLERGRQVVPREDLIALLRAEDEAGRALDLHISRLRRKIQDQTDRELIRTHRGVGYMLDASVLVGD from the coding sequence ATGAACCCGCTTGCCGCCACGACGCCGCTCCCGGAAATTCTCCTCGTCGAGGATGACGTCGAGCTCCGTCGCGAGATGGCGACCTATCTTCGTGACAACGACCACCTGGTGCATGAAGCCGGCGACGCGGCCAGCGCCCGGCGGATCATGGCCGAGCGCGCGATCCAGGTGGCGGTTCTGGACATCAACCTGCCGGGAGAGGACGGCCTGTCCCTGTGCCGCGCCTTCGCGGGCGGCGGCGGCCCCGCCATCCTGATGCTGACCGCGCTGGGCGACCCGATCGATCGGATTCTGGGCCTGGAGCTTGGCGCCGACGACTATGTCGTCAAGCCGATCATGCCTCGCGAGTTGCTGGCGCGGGTGAAGGCGATGTTGCGGCGCAGGCCGCTTGGGCCGACGGCGCGCAAGACCAACATCTATCGCTTCGCCAATTTCCGGCTGGACCTCGCCGCGCATCAGTTGCGGGCGCCGAACGGAGCGGTGTTGTTGTTGACGCGCAGTGAGCTCGCGATCCTCGGCGTCCTTCTGGAGCGAGGGCGGCAGGTCGTCCCTCGCGAGGACCTGATCGCGCTGCTGCGCGCCGAGGACGAGGCCGGCCGCGCGCTGGACCTTCATATCAGCCGGCTGCGGCGCAAGATCCAGGACCAGACCGACCGCGAGTTGATCCGCACCCATCGCGGCGTGGGCTATATGCTGGACGCCAGCGTGCTGGTCGGAGACTGA
- a CDS encoding ATP-binding protein — protein sequence MSWVGRIHLPLWARILAVVVGALIAAQVVTLALTVFFPPAPPSQYSLSDIEAALRGRETRHDRERPLVRTLEASPPSLDSPGWVVSQPATRDLAKLLGAPESDVRLLFYAPPPLAGAPMPPPRRAENARGYVLAGMIPPGGGGGGGGGGMARPGPGGAFPGPVGDPRSAGGRFPSFPIQGAFPARDFRSVARDSEARAAIRRSMTSQNAPMGNVRPSRPPGTDAGSFARPPGRGAPGGGPDSTAPAAPGAPFGGPQAIAAARPRGPIIRTPLDAAVFGVRFSSQTQTQTSSAASPPPSSPSETEVSTAPLRDSSLVATPTPVEPLVASKVEPIAPAPRLKIAAPPTVARVEDASSGRTLAAPSTRFGFAPAAYIEGEFVAALRQADGRWATVRPRPEGFPNSWQRRVMLWFGLSVALVTPLALLFAKRLAAPLKAFAESADRLGREPAAELPPLTGPAEIGLAAEAFNQMQRRIKRYVEDRTGMVRAISHDLRTPLARMRFKLERAPPSLRAAIGRDMDQMEQMIASVLSFMRDEMDGRQRQVVDLRSVLEVVVDDAAGPVTLEPGPAVLIEIDVVAIQRVMENLIDNAVKYGFEARLKLEAFAGEACVTVADSGPGIPPEELEDVFKAYHRGAQALASGKAGVGLGLVVSRSTVRAHGGELTLRAAERGLVAEVRLPGARTVEAAA from the coding sequence GTGAGCTGGGTCGGACGCATCCATCTTCCGCTTTGGGCGCGCATTCTCGCGGTCGTCGTCGGAGCCTTGATCGCGGCGCAAGTCGTCACCCTGGCGCTGACCGTCTTCTTCCCGCCCGCGCCGCCCAGCCAGTACAGCCTGTCCGACATCGAGGCCGCCCTTCGCGGCCGCGAAACGCGCCACGATCGCGAGCGCCCCTTGGTGCGCACCCTGGAGGCCTCGCCGCCCAGCCTGGACAGTCCGGGGTGGGTGGTGTCCCAGCCGGCCACCCGCGACCTCGCCAAACTGCTCGGCGCGCCGGAGAGCGATGTGCGGCTGCTGTTCTACGCGCCGCCGCCCCTGGCTGGCGCGCCCATGCCGCCCCCAAGGCGGGCCGAGAACGCTCGAGGCTATGTGCTCGCGGGAATGATCCCGCCCGGCGGCGGCGGCGGCGGCGGCGGCGGCGGCATGGCGCGGCCCGGCCCGGGCGGCGCCTTCCCAGGACCGGTTGGCGACCCCAGGAGCGCCGGAGGCCGGTTCCCTTCGTTTCCGATCCAGGGCGCGTTTCCGGCGCGGGATTTTCGGTCCGTCGCGCGCGACAGCGAGGCTCGCGCGGCGATCCGGCGATCGATGACCTCGCAGAACGCTCCCATGGGCAATGTGCGGCCCTCTCGCCCGCCCGGAACGGACGCGGGGTCCTTTGCGAGGCCTCCGGGCAGGGGCGCACCGGGCGGCGGTCCGGATTCGACGGCCCCCGCGGCTCCGGGCGCTCCGTTCGGCGGCCCCCAGGCCATCGCGGCCGCGCGGCCCAGGGGACCGATCATCCGCACGCCGTTGGACGCCGCCGTCTTTGGCGTGCGGTTCTCCAGCCAGACCCAGACCCAGACGTCGAGCGCGGCGTCGCCCCCGCCCTCGTCCCCGTCCGAGACCGAGGTCTCGACCGCGCCGCTGCGCGACTCGTCCCTAGTCGCCACGCCCACGCCGGTCGAGCCCCTCGTCGCGTCCAAGGTCGAGCCCATCGCGCCGGCGCCGCGCCTGAAGATCGCCGCGCCGCCCACGGTGGCGCGCGTCGAAGACGCCTCGTCCGGACGCACGCTGGCCGCCCCCAGCACCCGCTTCGGCTTCGCGCCGGCGGCCTATATCGAAGGGGAGTTCGTCGCGGCGCTCCGGCAGGCCGATGGGCGCTGGGCGACGGTTCGTCCGCGTCCGGAAGGTTTTCCCAACAGCTGGCAGCGCCGGGTGATGCTGTGGTTCGGCCTGTCGGTGGCGCTGGTCACGCCGCTGGCCCTGCTGTTCGCCAAACGTCTAGCCGCGCCGCTGAAGGCGTTCGCCGAGTCGGCGGACCGCTTGGGGCGCGAGCCTGCCGCGGAGCTGCCGCCGCTCACCGGGCCGGCCGAGATCGGCCTCGCCGCCGAGGCCTTCAACCAGATGCAGCGACGCATCAAGCGCTATGTCGAGGACCGCACCGGCATGGTCCGGGCGATCTCCCACGATTTGCGCACGCCGCTGGCGAGGATGCGCTTCAAGCTGGAGCGGGCCCCGCCGTCGCTGCGCGCGGCGATCGGGCGCGACATGGATCAGATGGAGCAGATGATCGCCTCGGTCCTCAGCTTCATGCGCGACGAGATGGACGGACGTCAGCGTCAGGTGGTCGACCTGCGCTCGGTGCTGGAGGTCGTGGTCGATGACGCCGCGGGCCCGGTTACGCTGGAGCCGGGGCCGGCCGTGCTGATCGAGATCGACGTGGTCGCCATCCAGCGGGTGATGGAGAACCTGATCGACAACGCCGTGAAGTACGGCTTCGAGGCGCGGCTGAAGCTGGAGGCGTTCGCCGGCGAAGCCTGCGTCACCGTCGCCGACTCCGGTCCGGGCATTCCGCCGGAGGAGCTGGAGGACGTGTTCAAGGCCTATCATCGCGGCGCCCAGGCCCTCGCCTCCGGCAAGGCGGGCGTGGGGCTGGGCCTTGTGGTGTCGCGCTCCACCGTGCGCGCGCATGGCGGCGAGCTGACCTTGCGCGCCGCCGAGCGAGGGCTGGTCGCGGAAGTCCGGTTGCCGGGCGCGCGAACCGTGGAGGCGGCGGCTTAG
- a CDS encoding response regulator transcription factor, producing the protein MQQRILLLDADLEARSLMCDLLSRHEYEVVTASSGQQMDRILTTTPVDAVVLDIMLPGEGGFSVCNRLRNQSPAPGVIVVSAMAEESDVVVGLEIGADDYVAKPYRSRELLARIRAVLRRRQASMRPNPDDDKANVYRFDGWRLNVVTRQLFDPYNRPVELSSGEFNLLKTLVSNPQQIVPRAQLAQSSGSGKRRDNSPQINVIVSRLRAKLARVQGGADLVRTVRGQGYLLTAAVESLASD; encoded by the coding sequence GTGCAGCAAAGAATCCTTCTCCTCGACGCCGACCTCGAAGCGCGGTCGCTCATGTGCGACCTGCTCTCTCGCCATGAATACGAGGTCGTTACGGCCTCGTCCGGCCAGCAGATGGACCGCATCCTGACGACGACGCCCGTCGACGCCGTCGTGCTCGACATCATGCTGCCAGGCGAAGGCGGCTTTTCCGTCTGCAACCGCCTGCGCAACCAAAGCCCCGCTCCCGGCGTCATCGTGGTCAGCGCCATGGCCGAGGAAAGCGACGTGGTGGTGGGCCTGGAGATCGGGGCGGATGACTATGTCGCCAAGCCCTACCGCTCGCGTGAGCTTCTGGCCCGGATCCGCGCCGTGCTGCGACGGCGCCAGGCCAGCATGCGACCCAACCCCGACGACGATAAGGCCAATGTCTATCGCTTCGACGGCTGGCGACTGAACGTCGTCACGCGCCAGCTGTTCGACCCCTATAATCGTCCCGTCGAGCTATCGTCCGGCGAATTCAATCTCCTGAAGACGCTGGTCTCAAATCCGCAGCAGATCGTGCCGCGAGCGCAGCTCGCGCAGAGTTCCGGCTCCGGCAAGCGCCGTGATAACTCGCCCCAGATCAACGTGATCGTCAGTCGCCTGCGCGCCAAGCTGGCCCGCGTTCAGGGCGGCGCCGACCTCGTCCGGACCGTGCGCGGCCAGGGCTACCTGCTGACCGCGGCGGTCGAAAGCCTGGCGAGCGACTAA